One Triticum dicoccoides isolate Atlit2015 ecotype Zavitan chromosome 5B, WEW_v2.0, whole genome shotgun sequence genomic window carries:
- the LOC119312556 gene encoding urease, with the protein MKLVPREAEKLALHSAGFLAQKRLARGLRLNYTEAIALIASQILEFVRDGDKTVTDLMDLGKQMLGRRQVLPAVPYLLDTVQVEGTFMDGTKLITVHDPICSDDGNLELALHGSYLPVPSLEKFSGSDVEDYPGEVHFCSGRIILNLHRRALTLKVVNKADRPIQIGSHYHFIEANPYLVFDRHRAYGMRLNIPAGTAVRFEPGDAKSVTLVSIGGHKVIRGGNGIADGAVDSSQLNEVMQKITENGFGHEDYPDASEGLIGDGTFDCSVDHEKYSSMYGPTTGDKIRLGDTDLFAEIEKDFAVYGDECIFGGGKVLRDGMGQSAGYPASASLDTVITNAVVIDYTGIYKADIGIKDGLIIAIGKAGNPDVMDGVHSNMIVGVNTEVIAAQGMIVTAGGIDCHVHFICPQLVNEAIASGITTLVGGGTGPAHGTCATTCTPAPSQMKLMLQATDEFPINVGFTGKGNTAKPEGLSEIIMAGAMGLKLHEDWGSTPAAIDNCLSVAEAFDIQVNIHTDTLNEAGCVEHTIAAFKDRSIHTYHSEGAGGGHAPDIIKVCGVKNVLPSSTNPTRPFTSNTVDEHLDMLMVCHHLDKNIPEDVAFAESRIRAETIAAEDILHDMGAISIISSDSQAMGRIGEVIIRTWQTANKMKVQRGRLPGPGDSDPAEDNDNFRIRRYIAKYTINPAIVSGFSDFVGSVEAGKLADLVLWKPAFFGAKPELIIKGGAIAWANMGDPNASIPTPEPAMMRPMFGAYGKAGSSHSIAFVSKAAKEAGVASEYKLAKRVEAVGGVRHLSKLDMKLNDALPKIEVDPETYTVTADGEVLTCQPAATVPLSRNYFLF; encoded by the exons ATGAAGCTGGTGCCGAGGGAGGCGGAGAAGCTGGCGCTGCACAGCGCCGGCTTCTTGGCGCAGAAGCGCCTCGCCCGCGGCCTCCGCCTCAACTACACGGAGGCCATCGCGCTCATCGCGTCGCAG ATTCTCGAGTTTGTTCGGGATGGAGACAAAACTGTAACAGACCTGATGGACCTGGGGAAACAGATGCTGGGCAG GAGACAAGTTCTTCCGGCTGTTCCATACCTTCTGGACACTGTACAG GTTGAAGGAACATTTATGGATGGAACAAAACTAATTACTGTACATGACCCTATTTGTTCTGATGATGGAAATTTGGAGCTAGCTCTGCATGGTTCTTATCTCCCAG TACCTTCACTTGAAAAGTTTTCTGGGAGTGATGTTGAGGACTATCCTGGTGAAGTACATTTCTGCTCTGGACGCATAATCCTCAACCTTCATCGCAGGGCTTTAACTCTGAAGGTTGTTAACAAGGCAGACAGGCCTATTCAG ATCGGGAGCCATTACCACTTTATAGAGGCAAATCCGTACCTGGTTTTTGATAGACACAGAGCATATGGCATGAGACTGAATATACCTGCTGGAACAGCCGTTCGGTTTGAG CCAGGGGATGCAAAAAGTGTTACACTTGTAAGCATTGGTGGCCATAAAGTAATTAGAGGTGGAAATGGCATTGCTGATGGTGCTGTTGACAGTTCTCAGCTTAATGAGGTAATGCAGAAGATTACTGAGAATGGTTTTGGACATGAAGATTATCCGGACGCAAG CGAAGGTCTTATTGGTGATGGTACATTCGACTGCAGTGTTGATCATGAGAAATATTCTAGCATGTATGGACCTACAACTGGTGATAAGATTAGGCTTGGTGATACCGATCTTTTTGCGGAGATTGAAAAGGACTTTGCTGTttatggtgatgagtgcatatttggAGGGGGGAAAGTTCTGCGTGATGGAATGGGACAATCCGCAGGGTATCCAGCATCTGCCTCCCTGGATACAGTTATAACAAATGCTGTTGTGATTGACTATACAGGAATATACAAGGCTGATATTGGTATAAAAGATGGGCTTATTATTGCCATCGGGAAAGCTGGAAACCCTGATGTTATGGATGGTGTGCACAGCAACATGATTGTTGGG GTGAATACAGAAGTTATTGCTGCTCAAGGCATGATTGTAACTGCTGGTGGTATAGATTGCCATGTTCACTTCATATGCCCTCAGCTGGTAAATGAGGCAATTGCAAGTG GCATAACAACATTGGTGGGAGGTGGAACAGGACCAGCACATGGAACTTGTGCCACAACTTGCACCCCTGCACCGTCTCAGATGAAACTAATGTTGCAGGCCACCGACGAATTTCCAATCAACGTGGGATTCACAGGAAAG GGAAATACTGCAAAACCCGAAGGATTATCTGAGATCATTATGGCAGGAGCAATGGGTTTGAAGTTGCATGAAGATTGGGGAAGCACCCCAGCCGCGATAGATAACTGTTTATCTGTTGCAGAAGCTTTTGATATCCAA GTTAATATCCACACGGATACCTTAAATGAAGCAGGTTGTGTGGAGCATACAATTGCAGCTTTTAAAGATAGGTCCATACACACATATCACAG CGAAGGTGCAGGTGGTGGTCATGCCCCAGACATCATTAAAGTATGTGGGGTGAAAAATGTGTTGCCTTCTTCAACAAACCCAACCCGGCCTTTTACTTCTAACACTGTTGATGAGCACCTTGATATGCTG ATGGTTTGCCACCACCTTGATAAAAACATCCCAGAAGATGTAGCATTTGCTGAGTCAAGAATTCGAGCAGAAACCATTGCGGCTGAGGACATCTTGCACGACATGGGGGCAATCAGTATCATATCATCTGATTCACAGGCTATGGGTCGCATTGGAGAG GTGATTATCCGAACATGGCAAACTGCAAACAAGATGAAAGTCCAAAGAGGTAGGTTACCTGGGCCTGGTGACTCTGATCCTGCCGAGGATAATGACAACTTCCGTATAAGAAGATACATAGcaaaatataccataaatcctgctATAGTAAGCGGCTTCTCAGATTTTGTTGGTTCTGTGGAG GCGGGAAAGTTAGCTGATCTAGTTCTTTGGAAACCTGCTTTCTTTGGTGCAAAACCAGAATTGATTATCAAAGGTGGTGCAATTGCGTGGGCCAATATGGGTGATCCGAATGCTAGCATTCCAACACCTGAACCT GCTATGATGCGACCTATGTTTGGTGCATATGGAAAGGCTGGGAGCTCTCACTCGATTGCATTTGTGAGCAAG GCTGCCAAAGAAGCTGGTGTTGCATCAGAGTACAAACTAGCAAAGAGGGTGGAAGCTGTTGGTGGTGTCCGCCATTTATCGAAGCTGGACATGAAGCTCAACGATGCGCTTCCGAAAATCGAGGTCGACCCCGAGACCTACACGGTTACTGCTGATGGAGAGGTCCTGACTTGCCAGCCAGCAGCCACGGTGCCATTATCTCGGAATTACTTTCTTTTCTAG